Proteins from a single region of Hermetia illucens chromosome 3, iHerIll2.2.curated.20191125, whole genome shotgun sequence:
- the LOC119651548 gene encoding uncharacterized protein LOC119651548 — protein MMLRPIKSILTYLQLNTNSSSLFNSTSTNMSGENNDTTEAPLLTSETNNPLDEQNEGDGADQSSVSTSRKAPHDQNENEVIVEEHESQSSSNDGSDDVLLVEDEASKAVIDLTEKPADGEKDDASNEENACIFEVTTASGNSIESHEKIAKSGITNKQNADGGTYLEHGSEESGKDPTVGSLENVSIISEDESPQEEAEVFVISNDSQRVTDETESILCDTDDQDGSKNELLDLSLESNEVVILEETDHNDSITDPLHDPLAIDDYNADISNNITASCTGAGHSDTSGEGELLFTIATGSGILSESAPKSGNRLSQRTRRDNYGGTSMHMDASAEEQEVRSDGSDSGLGSETSTLQSANTSAVVDSPVCKPPPAKSNLKRRLDSLSEVSSNKRPKRSINFNGVKVYYFPRVQGFGCIPSQGGCTLGMAAHHVQSRAFTLAEHTAEQRRMHKQQMQEVNPRSSSSDETDSDEEISEASGSDLDADASGFLQPVPARQRRAILKAAGIRKIDPTEKDECRAIRSSREFCGCSCRGYCDPDTCSCSQAGIKCQVDRPNFPCGCTRDGCANVVGRVEFNPSRVRTHYIHTIMRLDLENKQKRAIDIETSATSSTILSYGSNSVTSTINCSTVSSLGNLCSYNNLVNSNHMRSQQQMYSVGVSESGQVLQHNQNSYVTGGNSIYTNRVSNSALPSTSNLMNVDGPSLIRPRLQENGDEPSNSNLAINDSLAMSLQNSTNHSHDIDLHYAFRDDTSTTADLSSQANPNNILALGDYAPGNSLYHEVYNGHSFLNQNYSNPTFCQSQNINYQQSFINYTPTVNSSVQIGDLTSEPPVNPSDGGTNCSDPSYINLNSPVGSQSRVDAINDLLHSSRNLGATSTTTASTVDSTATVSYMMAPSAQTSTSITEGTQTTITQPQVTKPTTTVKPVNSKAEEVVDLTDRVSPPHEEKGEDDESSSSDVIEVVDADKAKINVSSVDDSVKLTEPNNPPLPVESVLISETDDDVTVVSPAVSVVTTSSTSVDENHLVETAIA, from the exons atgatgctcagaccaatcaaGTCAATTTTGACGTACTTGCAATTGAATACGAACTCTTCATCGTTATTCAATTCCACATCAACCAACATGAGCGGGGAAAATAATGACACCACAGAAGCTCCCTTGCTGACATCTGAAACCAATAATCCATTAGATGAACAAAACGAGGGCGACGGCGCAGATCAAAGCTCAGTGTCAACTTCTCGAAAGGCACCACACGATCAGAATGAAAATGAAGTCATTGTCGAGGAGCACGAGTCTCAGAGTTCTAGCAACGACGgatcagatgatgttctacttGTAGAAGATGAGGCGTCAAAGGCAGTCATTGACTTAACAGAAAAACCTGCAGATGGTGAAAAAGACGATGCCAGTAACGAAGAAAACGCCTGTATTTTTGAAGTGACCACTGCTTCAGGAAATTCCATAGAGTCCcatgaaaaaattgcaaaaagcggcattacaaataaacaaaatgcaGACGGAGGAACTTATCTTGAACATGGGTCGGAAGAAAGTGGTAAAGACCCCACCGTAGGATCTCTAGAAAATGTGAGCATCATCAGCGAAGATGAGTCTCCGCAAGAGGAAGCTGAAGTTTTTGTAATCTCAAATGATTCTCAAAGAGTAACTGACGAAACAGAAAGCATCTTATGTGATACTGACGACCAAGACGGATCAAAGAACGAACTACTCGACTTAAGTTTGGAGTCGAACGAAGTAGTAATTTTGGAAGAAACCGATCACAATGATTCAATTACGGACCCACTCCACGATCCACTTGCCATAGACGACTACAACGCCGACATTAGTAATAACATCACAGCCTCGTGTACAGGTGCAGGGCATTCTGACACATCCGGTGAAGGCGAACTGCTATTCACTATTGCGACTGGATCAGGCATTTTGTCTGAATCTGCTCCAAAATCTGGCAACAGGTTAAGCCAAAGAACGCGGCGTGATAACTATGGTGGTACGAGCATGCACATGGATGCAAGTGCAGAGGAACAAGAAGTGCGTAGCGATGGCTCAGATTCTGGTTTAGGGTCCGAGACCTCTACACTTCAATCAGCGAATACAAGTGCTGTGGTAGACTCTCCAGTTTGTAAACCTCCCCCAGCGAAGAGTAATCTAAAGCGACGTTTAGATAGCCTCAGCGAAGTATCGTCAAACAAGCGACCTAAGAGGTCAATAAATTTCAATGGGGTAAAGGTATATTACTTTCCACGGGTTCAAGGATTCGGCTGTATTCCATCACAAGGTGGTTGCACACTAGGAATGGCTGCCCATCACGTGCAAAGCCGGGCATTCACTCTAGCTGAACACACAGCTGAGCAAAGACGTATGCACAAGCAGCAGATGCAAGAAGTCAATCCGCGCAGTTCGTCCAGTGATGAAACGGATAGCGACGAAGAAATAAGTGAAGCGAGTGGATCGGACTTAGATGCGGACGCCAGCGGATTTTTACAACCTGTTCCGGCCCGTCAAAGGCGTGCTATTCTGAAAGCTGCCGGAATAAGAAAAATCGATCCCACGGAAAAAGATGAATGTCGCGCCATTCGAAGTTCTCGCGAGTTTTGCGGTTGCAGCTGCCGAGGATATTGTGATCCAGACACTTGTTCGTGCAGCCAGGCCGGAATTAAATGTCAG GTCGATCGACCAAATTTCCCGTGTGGCTGCACTAGAGATGGCTGTGCAAATGTTGTGGGGCGCGTGGAATTCAATCCAAGCAGGGTGCGAACGCATTACATCCATACAATTATGCGTTTGGACTTGGAGAATAAGCAGAAGCGCGCCATAGATATAGAGACTTCAGCAACTAGTTCTACAATTCTTAGCTATGGCAGTAACTCAGTTACTTCGACCATTAATTGCAGCACCGTATCTAGCTTAGGCAACTTATGTAGTTATAATAACTTGGTGAATTCAAATCATATGCGGTCGCAACAGCAAATGTACAGCGTAGGAGTTAGTGAGTCTGGTCAAGTTTTGCAACATAATCAGAATAGTTATGTGACTGGCGGGAATAGCATATACACGAATCGGGTGAGCAACTCAGCGCTGCCATCTACATCGAATCTAATGAACGTAGACGGGCCTTCGCTTATAAGGCCGAGACTTCAGGAGAACGGGGACGAGCCGTCTAATAGCAACCTAGCCATTAATGATAGTTTAGCAATGAGCCTACAGAATTCTACGAATCACAGCCACGATATCGACCTGCATTACGCATTCCGTGATGATACCAGCACAACTGCCGACCTTTCTTCGCAGGCAAATCCAAATAATATTCTGGCACTGGGAGATTATGCTCCAGGCAATTCGTTGTATCATGAGGTGTACAATGGGCATTCGTTTCTCAACCAGAATTATTCAAACCCAACTTTCTGTCAATCACAAAATAttaattatcaacaaagttttaTAAACTATACCCCAACCGTGAATAGTTCGGTGCAGATTGGTGATCTGACTAGCGAACCACCAGTCAATCCCAGCGACGGAGGGACAAATTGCTCCGATCCGAGTTACATCAACTTGAATTCGCCAGTGGGAAGTCAATCGCGTGTCGATGCGATCAATGATCTGCTTCATAGTAGTCGAAATCTAGGAGCGACTTCCACTACGACAGCGTCAACCGTTGATTCGACTGCAACTGTGTCGTACATGATGGCGCCATCTGCACAAACGTCCACCTCAATAACGGAAGGAACTCAGACAACTATAACTCAACCACAAGTGACGAAACCAACCACTACTGTCAAGCCAGTCAATTCGAAAGCGGAGGAAGTGGTCGACCTGACTGATCGGGTGAGTCCCCCCCATGAAGAGAAGGGAGAAGATGATGAGAGTAGCTCAAGTGATGTTATTGAGGTCGTAGATGCTGACAAAGCAAAAATCAATGTCAGTTCCGTTGATGATTCAGTGAAACTCACGGAACCGAACAATCCCCCGCTTCCCGTTGAAAGCGTATTGATTTCGGAAACAGATGACGATGTGACAGTTGTATCGCCGGCTGTTTCGGTTGTCACAACCTCGTCAACTAGCGttgatgaaaatcatttagTTGAGACTGCGATAGCATAA